In a single window of the Limibacillus halophilus genome:
- a CDS encoding RNA-binding protein — MRESEPRRAPRSEAIRRCLASGKRRPKEALIRLVVDPDGLLVPDLSERLPGRGLWIAPQRDMIAHAQRRRLFAKAAKSTVRVPEDLADQVEALMRQRCLDSIALARRAGEAVAGQEKVRSWLGSGRVAVLLEASDASEGGRKRMIGLAKAIGEGLRIFQIFTAAELGKAFGRDTSVHVALAPGGLATKLRREAARFEEFMSRTNDGSDALMERHGKR; from the coding sequence ATGCGCGAATCGGAGCCGCGCCGCGCGCCGCGCTCCGAGGCGATTCGGAGATGTTTGGCCAGCGGCAAACGTCGGCCCAAGGAAGCGCTGATCCGTCTGGTCGTCGACCCCGACGGCCTGTTGGTGCCGGACTTGAGTGAGCGTTTGCCTGGGCGCGGTTTGTGGATTGCGCCGCAACGCGATATGATTGCGCATGCGCAACGCAGGCGACTTTTTGCCAAAGCGGCAAAGAGTACCGTGCGTGTGCCTGAAGATTTGGCGGATCAGGTTGAAGCGCTGATGCGGCAACGCTGTTTGGACTCCATAGCGCTGGCGCGCCGCGCGGGCGAGGCCGTGGCCGGTCAGGAGAAGGTTCGGAGTTGGCTGGGAAGTGGTCGCGTTGCCGTCTTGTTGGAAGCTAGCGATGCTTCGGAAGGCGGCCGCAAACGGATGATTGGCCTAGCCAAGGCAATCGGCGAAGGACTGCGGATCTTTCAGATCTTCACCGCCGCCGAATTGGGTAAAGCCTTTGGCCGGGATACGTCGGTGCACGTTGCCCTGGCGCCAGGCGGTCTGGCAACGAAGTTGCGGCGGGAAGCCGCGAGATTTGAAGAATTTATGAGCAGGACCAACGATGGGTCCGACGCTCTGATGGAAAGACACGGGAAGAGATGA
- the rpsO gene encoding 30S ribosomal protein S15, translating to MSITAERKQELINEFAQQANDTGSPEVQVAILSERIKNLTGHLQSHNKDFHSRRGLLIMVGQRRRLLDYLKRKDHGRYASLIERLGLRR from the coding sequence ATGTCTATTACCGCCGAACGTAAACAGGAACTGATCAACGAGTTCGCCCAACAGGCCAACGACACCGGGTCACCCGAAGTCCAGGTCGCCATCCTGAGCGAGCGGATCAAGAACCTGACCGGACACTTGCAGTCGCATAACAAGGATTTCCATTCACGCCGCGGCCTTCTGATCATGGTTGGTCAGCGCCGCCGCCTGTTGGACTATCTGAAGCGCAAGGATCACGGCCGCTACGCGAGCCTGATCGAGCGTCTGGGACTGCGCCGCTAA
- the truB gene encoding tRNA pseudouridine(55) synthase TruB: protein MARKRKGDPVNGWLVLDKPLALTSTQAVSRIKRLFNAQKAGHGGTLDPLATGILPIALGEATKTVPYAMECGKRYRFKLRWGQATTSDDTEGSVTQESDNRPTKAEIEALLPRFLGEIEQTPPRFSAIKVAGERAYDLAREGEVFELKARRVEIFELSLVAMPDADHAVFEVACGKGTYMRALARDIGLAAGTFAHVTELRRLAVGSFTEERAISLDSLEAMGHSPAAFEQLLPIETALDDIPALALSEGEALSLRRGQPVSLLSRLHRERIASLELDEGEVVCALAGGKPVALARYEAGALSPVRVLNL, encoded by the coding sequence ATGGCGCGTAAGCGCAAAGGGGACCCGGTCAACGGCTGGCTCGTTTTGGACAAGCCCCTCGCTCTCACCTCGACCCAAGCAGTCAGCCGGATCAAACGGCTCTTCAACGCTCAGAAAGCCGGGCATGGCGGCACGCTGGATCCCCTGGCAACCGGCATCCTGCCCATCGCCCTCGGAGAGGCGACCAAAACCGTTCCCTATGCGATGGAATGCGGCAAACGATACCGGTTCAAGCTGCGTTGGGGACAGGCGACGACGAGCGACGATACCGAGGGCAGTGTCACGCAAGAAAGCGACAACCGCCCGACGAAAGCCGAGATAGAGGCGTTACTGCCCCGGTTCCTTGGCGAAATCGAGCAGACGCCGCCTCGCTTTTCCGCCATCAAGGTTGCCGGCGAGCGGGCATACGATCTGGCGCGCGAAGGCGAGGTCTTCGAACTGAAAGCACGTCGCGTGGAGATCTTTGAGCTGTCGCTTGTCGCCATGCCCGATGCCGACCACGCGGTTTTCGAGGTCGCTTGCGGCAAAGGCACCTATATGCGAGCGCTCGCGCGCGACATCGGGCTGGCTGCGGGCACCTTTGCCCACGTAACGGAATTGCGCCGCCTGGCTGTCGGCTCCTTCACTGAGGAACGTGCGATTTCCCTGGATTCCCTGGAGGCGATGGGGCATAGTCCCGCCGCCTTCGAGCAACTGCTTCCGATTGAGACCGCGCTGGACGACATCCCGGCTCTGGCCCTATCGGAAGGTGAGGCGCTAAGCCTCAGACGAGGGCAGCCGGTATCCCTCCTCTCTCGTCTTCATCGGGAGCGGATCGCGTCGCTGGAGTTGGACGAAGGCGAGGTGGTCTGTGCCCTGGCAGGAGGCAAACCGGTGGCTTTGGCACGGTATGAAGCGGGCGCTTTAAGTCCGGTCCGTGTCTTAAATCTTTAG
- the rbfA gene encoding 30S ribosome-binding factor RbfA yields MTVKPPSQRQLRVGEEIRHALARILMNADFRDPALVGRVITVSEVRLSPDLRAATAFVTPLGGEELDDVVTALKRAAPYLRGLLAREVTLRTVPRLSFEADRSFEEAARINRLLKGGKAAHDLANREAGDDAPDPEENRDDGA; encoded by the coding sequence ATGACAGTTAAACCGCCAAGTCAGCGCCAGCTTCGTGTTGGCGAGGAAATTCGCCACGCGCTGGCGCGCATTCTCATGAACGCGGACTTCCGCGACCCCGCACTTGTCGGGCGCGTTATTACCGTGAGCGAGGTGCGCCTCAGCCCCGATCTACGGGCCGCCACCGCCTTCGTCACCCCACTGGGCGGCGAGGAGTTGGATGACGTCGTTACGGCCTTGAAGCGAGCAGCGCCATACCTGCGTGGCTTGTTGGCCCGCGAGGTTACCCTGCGCACGGTTCCACGCCTTTCTTTCGAGGCGGACCGCTCCTTCGAGGAAGCCGCGCGCATCAACCGCCTCTTGAAAGGCGGAAAGGCCGCGCATGATCTGGCAAACCGGGAGGCCGGCGACGACGCACCTGACCCTGAGGAGAACCGGGATGATGGCGCGTAA
- the pnp gene encoding polyribonucleotide nucleotidyltransferase has translation MFEIYRKEIEWGGRTLSLETGRIARQADGAVLARYGDTVVLCTAVGAKTPKAGIDFFPLTVNYQEKYFATGKIPGGFFKREGRPTEKDTLVSRLIDRPIRPLFAKGYKNETQVICTVLSHDLENDPDVVAMIGASAALTISGLPFLGPIAAARVGYKDGEYILNPRVAEIAESDLDLVVAGTAEGVLMVESEAKELSEEIMLGAVNYGHQEMQAVINAIIELAELAAKEPRDVPEQPAEVEALRKELEGAFGKKLAAAYSEPDKQARQDKVAEVKAAALETLAEREEMLAVFPGVFKSLESDIVRGNVLKTKKRIDGRGLSDVRPIVSEVGILPRTHGSALFTRGETQALVASTLGTGSDEQIIDALEGEYRENFMLHYNFPPYSVGEAGFMRGPGRREIGHGKLAWRAIHPLLPAKEDFPYTLRVVSEITESNGSSSMATVCGSSLALMDAGVPLKRPCAGIAMGLIKEGEEFAVLSDILGDEDHLGDMDFKVAGSEDGVTALQMDIKITSITPEIMKIALEQARAGRVHILGEMSKAMQSSREGVSDYAPRITVINVPRDKIRDIIGTGGKVIREITEVTGAKIDIEDDGTVKVAAVDSVKGQAAIDWIRSIVAEPEVGTVYRGKVVKTVDFGAFVNFMGQRDGLVHISELKPERVNQTTDVVKEGEEVYVKCIGIDDRGKVKLSMKRVNQETGEDLEPKEESAS, from the coding sequence ATGTTCGAAATCTACCGTAAGGAAATTGAGTGGGGCGGACGCACCCTCAGTCTGGAAACCGGGCGCATTGCCCGTCAGGCAGACGGGGCAGTCTTGGCCCGCTACGGCGACACGGTCGTGCTCTGCACCGCCGTTGGCGCAAAAACACCGAAGGCCGGGATTGATTTCTTCCCGCTGACGGTCAACTACCAGGAGAAGTATTTCGCCACGGGCAAGATTCCCGGCGGCTTCTTCAAGCGTGAAGGGCGCCCGACAGAAAAAGATACCCTGGTATCGCGTCTGATCGACCGTCCGATCCGCCCATTGTTCGCCAAGGGTTACAAGAACGAGACCCAAGTCATCTGCACAGTGCTTAGCCACGACCTGGAGAACGACCCCGATGTGGTCGCCATGATCGGCGCAAGTGCTGCGCTAACCATCTCCGGTCTGCCTTTCCTCGGCCCGATCGCGGCCGCCCGCGTCGGTTACAAGGATGGTGAGTACATCCTCAACCCCCGCGTCGCCGAGATCGCAGAGAGCGACCTTGATCTCGTGGTTGCAGGCACCGCTGAAGGTGTGCTGATGGTGGAATCGGAGGCCAAAGAGCTTTCCGAGGAAATCATGCTGGGCGCCGTCAACTACGGCCACCAGGAAATGCAGGCGGTGATCAACGCCATCATTGAGTTGGCCGAACTGGCCGCCAAGGAGCCCCGCGACGTTCCGGAACAACCTGCCGAAGTCGAGGCTCTGCGCAAGGAGCTGGAAGGCGCTTTCGGCAAGAAATTGGCCGCGGCTTACAGCGAACCCGATAAGCAGGCCCGTCAGGACAAGGTTGCCGAAGTCAAGGCAGCCGCACTTGAGACCTTGGCTGAGCGCGAGGAAATGCTGGCCGTGTTCCCGGGGGTCTTCAAGTCCCTGGAAAGCGACATCGTTCGTGGCAATGTGCTGAAGACGAAGAAGCGCATCGACGGCCGAGGCCTTTCGGATGTCCGCCCTATCGTGTCGGAAGTTGGCATCCTTCCCCGCACCCACGGTTCCGCACTCTTTACCCGCGGCGAGACGCAGGCACTGGTTGCCTCAACGCTCGGCACCGGCTCTGATGAGCAGATCATCGACGCGCTGGAAGGCGAATACCGCGAGAACTTCATGCTGCACTACAACTTCCCGCCCTACTCGGTCGGTGAAGCCGGTTTCATGCGCGGCCCGGGCCGCCGCGAGATCGGGCATGGAAAGCTTGCTTGGCGCGCCATTCATCCCCTGCTGCCGGCGAAGGAAGACTTCCCCTACACGCTTCGCGTGGTCTCCGAGATCACGGAATCGAACGGATCGTCTTCGATGGCAACCGTATGCGGTTCCTCCCTGGCTCTGATGGATGCGGGCGTACCGCTCAAGCGTCCCTGCGCCGGTATCGCCATGGGTCTGATCAAGGAAGGCGAGGAGTTCGCCGTCCTGTCCGATATCCTGGGTGACGAAGATCACCTTGGCGATATGGACTTCAAGGTTGCTGGATCCGAAGATGGCGTCACCGCCTTGCAGATGGATATCAAGATCACCTCCATCACACCGGAGATCATGAAGATTGCTCTGGAGCAGGCCCGTGCGGGTCGCGTGCATATCCTGGGTGAAATGTCCAAGGCCATGCAGTCCAGCCGCGAAGGCGTGTCCGACTATGCGCCGCGCATCACAGTGATCAACGTGCCGCGCGACAAGATCCGCGACATCATCGGCACCGGCGGTAAGGTTATCCGTGAGATCACGGAAGTGACCGGCGCCAAGATCGACATCGAGGATGACGGCACCGTTAAGGTCGCCGCTGTCGACAGCGTCAAGGGCCAGGCGGCCATCGACTGGATTCGTTCCATCGTGGCCGAGCCGGAAGTCGGCACGGTCTATCGTGGCAAGGTCGTGAAGACCGTCGATTTCGGTGCTTTCGTGAACTTCATGGGGCAGCGCGACGGTCTGGTGCATATCTCCGAATTGAAGCCGGAGCGCGTCAACCAGACGACCGACGTGGTCAAGGAAGGCGAGGAAGTGTACGTGAAGTGCATCGGCATCGATGACCGCGGTAAGGTCAAGTTGTCGATGAAGCGCGTCAACCAGGAAACCGGCGAGGACCTGGAGCCGAAGGAAGAAAGCGCCTCCTGA
- the nusA gene encoding transcription termination factor NusA produces the protein METATAFKTELLQVAEAVAREKSIDREEVLEAMEQAISKAGRAKYGHEHDVRAEIDRKSGEIRLRRFREVVETIENEVTQILLADAKVRNPDVQVGEFLTDDLPPIDLGRIAAQTAKQVIVQKVREAERARQFEEYKDRVGEVVNGIVKRTEFGNVTVDLGRAEAVMRRDESIPREAFRNGDRLRAYIFDVRSEQRGPQILLSRARPEFMAKLFAQEVPEIYDGIIEVKAVARDPGSRAKIAVISNDTSIDPVGACVGMRGSRVQAVVGELQGEKIDIIPWSPDPATFVVNALQPAEVSKVVLDEDAGQIEVVVPDEQLSLAIGRRGQNVRLAAQLTGWDIDILTEEEESKRRQEEFRQRSQLFMEALDVDDVIAHLLVAEGFTSVEEVAFVATDDLAGIEGFDEDISEELRLRANNYLEEQSRKAESRRKELGVSDELAAFEGLTASMLVKLGDEGVKTLDDLGDLASDELIEILGDQAPTPEEADAMIMQARAHWFDDEDAAPAEAADEDVAEKDASEEDKT, from the coding sequence ATGGAAACGGCAACGGCATTTAAGACCGAGCTCCTGCAGGTGGCCGAGGCGGTCGCCCGGGAAAAAAGCATCGACCGAGAAGAAGTCTTGGAGGCCATGGAACAGGCCATCTCCAAGGCCGGGCGGGCCAAGTACGGGCATGAGCACGATGTGCGTGCGGAAATCGACCGCAAGTCCGGCGAGATTCGCCTGCGGCGGTTCCGCGAGGTCGTCGAAACGATCGAGAACGAGGTCACACAGATTCTGCTGGCCGACGCGAAGGTGCGGAATCCCGATGTTCAGGTCGGTGAGTTCCTGACGGACGATCTGCCCCCCATCGACCTTGGCCGAATCGCCGCCCAGACCGCCAAACAGGTTATCGTCCAGAAGGTCCGGGAGGCTGAACGGGCACGCCAGTTCGAGGAATACAAGGACCGCGTCGGCGAAGTCGTCAACGGTATCGTCAAGCGGACCGAGTTCGGCAACGTCACTGTCGACCTTGGGCGCGCGGAGGCGGTTATGCGCCGCGACGAGTCGATCCCGCGCGAAGCCTTCCGCAACGGTGATCGCCTGCGCGCCTATATCTTCGACGTGCGCTCCGAGCAGCGGGGACCACAGATTCTCCTGTCTCGCGCCCGGCCCGAGTTTATGGCCAAGCTTTTTGCCCAGGAAGTGCCGGAGATTTACGACGGCATTATCGAGGTGAAGGCCGTGGCCCGCGACCCCGGTAGCCGCGCAAAGATTGCAGTCATCAGCAATGACACCTCAATCGACCCTGTCGGTGCCTGCGTGGGTATGCGCGGCAGCCGAGTCCAGGCCGTTGTCGGCGAACTTCAGGGCGAGAAAATCGATATCATTCCCTGGTCGCCCGACCCCGCTACCTTTGTTGTGAACGCACTTCAACCGGCCGAGGTCAGCAAGGTCGTGCTTGACGAAGATGCCGGGCAGATCGAAGTTGTGGTTCCCGACGAGCAGCTTTCCCTGGCGATCGGCCGGCGCGGGCAGAACGTCCGACTGGCGGCTCAGCTCACCGGGTGGGATATCGATATCCTGACTGAGGAGGAGGAAAGCAAACGCCGTCAAGAAGAGTTCCGGCAGCGCTCTCAACTCTTCATGGAAGCCTTGGACGTTGACGACGTCATTGCGCACCTCTTGGTCGCAGAGGGTTTCACATCGGTTGAGGAGGTTGCCTTTGTCGCTACCGACGATCTGGCTGGGATCGAGGGCTTCGACGAGGATATCTCCGAAGAACTGAGGCTGCGCGCCAACAATTATCTGGAAGAACAGAGCCGCAAGGCCGAGTCCCGCCGCAAGGAACTAGGCGTCAGCGACGAACTCGCCGCCTTTGAAGGTCTGACGGCGTCGATGCTGGTAAAGCTCGGTGACGAAGGCGTCAAAACGCTGGATGACCTCGGTGATCTCGCAAGCGACGAGTTGATTGAGATTCTTGGCGATCAGGCTCCGACACCGGAAGAGGCTGACGCCATGATCATGCAGGCACGGGCTCATTGGTTCGATGACGAGGATGCAGCCCCTGCGGAAGCGGCCGACGAAGACGTGGCCGAAAAGGATGCCAGCGAGGAGGACAAAACCTGA
- a CDS encoding enoyl-ACP reductase FabI — translation MTEAPSYPKGQLMSGKRGLIMGVANDHSIAWGIAQALAAQGAELAFTYQGESFGRRVQPLAESVGATILEPCDVDRQEDIDRVFKRLEEAWGEIDFVLHAVAYSDKNELNGLYLNTTRDNFRHTMAISCYSFTAVARAAAPLMKAGGSLLTLTYLGAERVTPNYNVMGVAKAALEASVRYLAVDLGDQNVRVNALSAGPMRTLAGSAIGAARFVYRWTGNQAPLHRNPQLAEVGRSGLYLLSGLSAGVTGEVHHVDCGYHAVGIPNPKRMDSPSSKE, via the coding sequence CGTGGGCTGATCATGGGGGTTGCCAATGATCACTCCATCGCCTGGGGTATCGCGCAGGCCTTGGCGGCGCAGGGAGCGGAGTTGGCCTTTACCTATCAGGGTGAATCCTTTGGGCGCCGCGTTCAGCCGTTGGCCGAGAGTGTTGGGGCGACCATCCTGGAACCTTGTGATGTCGACCGTCAGGAAGACATCGACCGCGTGTTCAAGCGTCTTGAAGAGGCATGGGGCGAGATCGATTTCGTACTTCATGCGGTGGCCTATTCCGATAAGAACGAGTTGAACGGGCTCTACCTCAATACGACGCGCGACAACTTCCGTCACACTATGGCGATCTCCTGCTATTCCTTCACAGCGGTCGCGCGCGCAGCCGCCCCCCTGATGAAGGCCGGTGGCAGTCTCCTGACCCTGACCTATTTGGGCGCGGAAAGGGTAACGCCTAACTACAACGTGATGGGTGTGGCAAAGGCGGCTTTGGAAGCCAGCGTTCGGTATCTCGCGGTCGATCTGGGAGACCAGAACGTACGTGTCAACGCCTTGTCGGCGGGGCCGATGCGCACGCTGGCGGGGTCGGCCATCGGCGCGGCGCGCTTCGTTTACCGCTGGACCGGAAATCAGGCGCCGCTGCACCGTAACCCACAGCTTGCCGAGGTCGGCCGTTCCGGTCTCTATCTGTTGTCGGGTCTATCGGCAGGCGTCACCGGCGAGGTTCATCACGTCGACTGTGGCTACCATGCCGTGGGCATACCCAACCCCAAACGGATGGACAGTCCTTCCAGCAAAGAGTGA
- the infB gene encoding translation initiation factor IF-2 has protein sequence MSESKEKTPKKPLSLSGSGRLELKKTLDAGQVRQSFSHGRSKTVQVEVKRSRSAQPNPAEARAAAAKPSIELRGRRTSEETEAPTVIPEDDSHLTGQERQVRMRVVEEAKKRSEEEAKRKAEEDARRSIEEKERAKEEAKRKAEEDARRLAEEEARAELEAEAEARRKEKEAEARARGEEPQPEPVEDATPADGAEAALEVFPGETHEEATARRRRDKERPEGEDSIADLAEEMGGRVKRKAALPKAPTTRRTPDDRRRGKLTISRALEGEGEQERQRSLASLRRQREREKQRLREQMASQPARKVIREVVVPETITVQELANRMAERGGEVVKTLMKLGVMVTINQTIDADTAELVVEEFGHKLRRVSDSDVEIGMRGDPDDDSNLEPRAPVVTVMGHVDHGKTSLLDALRASDVVAQEAGGITQHIGAYQVHLASGQSITFIDTPGHAAFTEMRARGANVTDIVVLVVAADDGIMEQTVEAINHAKAAQVPIIVAINKMDKPEANPDRVKQELLSHDLVVEEMGGEIIAIPVSAKTREGLPDLEEAIQLQAEILELKANALRAAEGVVVEARLEQGRGSVATVLVQRGTLRMGDVFVTGNEWGRVRALINDRGERVEEAGPSIPVEVTGLQGTPHAGDDFVVVEDETKAREISEFRSEAKRQSDMARSGRGSLEQMLSKIKEGEIKELSVVVKSDVQGSQEAIVQALNKVGTDEARVRVLHAGVGGVNESDITLARASDAIVIAFNVRANAQARDAARRDGVDIRYYSIIYNVVDEMKAALSGLLDPEQAEKFLGYAAIREVFNITKVGKVAGCMITDGVVKRGCKVRLLRDDVVVHDGNLKTLRRFKDEVKEVKSGYECGMAFENYNDIQVGDVIECYEIEEKQREL, from the coding sequence ATGAGCGAAAGCAAAGAGAAGACGCCGAAAAAGCCTCTCAGCCTCAGCGGCAGTGGGCGGCTCGAACTGAAGAAAACTCTGGACGCCGGTCAGGTTCGCCAGAGCTTCAGTCATGGTCGCAGCAAGACCGTCCAGGTGGAAGTCAAGCGATCGCGCAGTGCTCAGCCAAATCCGGCAGAGGCGCGGGCCGCTGCGGCAAAGCCGAGCATCGAACTGCGCGGCCGCCGCACAAGCGAGGAAACCGAGGCTCCGACTGTAATTCCCGAAGACGACTCCCACTTGACTGGCCAGGAGCGCCAGGTGCGCATGCGCGTCGTCGAGGAAGCAAAGAAGCGGAGCGAGGAAGAGGCCAAGCGCAAGGCAGAAGAGGACGCGCGCCGCAGCATCGAAGAGAAGGAGCGTGCCAAGGAAGAAGCCAAGCGCAAGGCAGAAGAGGACGCGCGCAGGCTGGCTGAGGAAGAAGCACGCGCCGAGCTTGAAGCCGAAGCCGAGGCGCGCCGAAAGGAAAAGGAAGCCGAGGCGCGCGCCCGCGGCGAGGAGCCGCAGCCGGAACCCGTCGAGGACGCCACGCCGGCCGATGGCGCCGAAGCCGCGCTTGAAGTCTTCCCTGGAGAAACCCACGAGGAAGCCACGGCCCGCCGGCGGCGCGACAAGGAGCGCCCCGAAGGCGAAGACAGCATTGCCGATCTGGCGGAGGAAATGGGCGGGCGCGTCAAGCGCAAAGCCGCTCTTCCCAAAGCACCGACAACACGGCGGACGCCCGACGACCGTCGGCGTGGCAAGCTGACGATCAGCCGCGCCCTGGAAGGTGAAGGCGAACAGGAACGCCAACGCTCACTCGCCTCTTTGCGTCGTCAGCGCGAGCGCGAGAAGCAGCGTTTACGTGAGCAGATGGCTTCACAGCCCGCCCGCAAGGTTATTCGCGAGGTCGTGGTGCCGGAAACGATCACCGTTCAGGAACTGGCGAATCGTATGGCGGAACGGGGCGGCGAAGTCGTCAAAACGCTCATGAAATTGGGCGTGATGGTAACCATCAACCAGACCATTGATGCCGACACCGCCGAGTTGGTGGTCGAGGAGTTCGGCCATAAACTGCGCCGTGTTTCCGACTCCGACGTGGAAATCGGCATGCGCGGCGACCCAGATGACGATTCCAACCTGGAGCCCCGCGCACCGGTCGTGACCGTCATGGGCCACGTCGACCACGGTAAGACGTCGCTCCTGGACGCCTTGCGCGCCAGTGACGTGGTGGCCCAGGAAGCCGGTGGCATTACGCAGCATATCGGCGCCTATCAGGTACACCTTGCGTCCGGACAGTCGATCACCTTTATCGATACGCCGGGCCACGCCGCCTTTACCGAGATGCGCGCACGCGGCGCCAACGTGACCGACATCGTGGTGTTGGTGGTGGCCGCCGATGACGGCATCATGGAACAAACCGTGGAGGCCATTAATCACGCCAAGGCGGCACAGGTGCCGATCATTGTCGCCATCAACAAGATGGACAAACCCGAAGCAAACCCCGACCGCGTCAAGCAAGAGCTCCTGAGCCATGATCTGGTGGTCGAGGAAATGGGCGGTGAAATCATCGCCATTCCGGTTTCGGCCAAAACCCGCGAAGGGCTGCCCGATCTGGAGGAAGCTATCCAGCTTCAGGCGGAAATTCTCGAACTGAAAGCCAACGCACTGCGCGCCGCTGAGGGCGTGGTGGTCGAGGCAAGGTTGGAGCAGGGGCGTGGCTCCGTTGCGACCGTCCTGGTCCAGCGCGGAACCCTGAGGATGGGCGACGTATTCGTCACGGGTAACGAATGGGGTCGCGTTCGCGCCCTGATCAACGACCGTGGCGAGCGTGTCGAAGAGGCGGGTCCGTCGATCCCGGTCGAGGTCACGGGTTTGCAGGGCACCCCCCATGCGGGCGACGACTTCGTGGTTGTCGAGGATGAAACCAAGGCACGCGAGATTTCGGAGTTCCGCTCGGAGGCAAAACGCCAATCCGACATGGCCCGTTCGGGTCGCGGCAGTCTGGAGCAGATGCTCTCGAAGATCAAAGAAGGTGAGATCAAGGAACTCTCGGTCGTCGTCAAATCCGACGTTCAGGGCTCCCAAGAAGCCATCGTTCAAGCACTCAACAAGGTTGGCACCGACGAGGCTCGCGTGCGGGTCCTTCATGCCGGTGTTGGTGGTGTCAACGAATCCGACATCACCTTGGCACGCGCTTCCGATGCGATCGTCATCGCCTTCAACGTTCGCGCGAATGCCCAGGCCCGTGATGCGGCCCGGCGCGATGGCGTGGACATCCGCTACTACTCCATCATTTACAACGTGGTGGACGAGATGAAGGCCGCGCTTAGTGGCCTACTCGATCCGGAACAGGCAGAGAAGTTCCTGGGTTATGCAGCAATCCGCGAGGTCTTCAACATTACCAAGGTCGGTAAGGTTGCAGGCTGCATGATCACCGACGGTGTCGTGAAGCGTGGCTGCAAGGTCAGGCTGCTGCGTGACGACGTGGTCGTGCACGATGGCAACCTGAAGACGCTGCGTCGCTTCAAGGACGAGGTCAAGGAGGTCAAATCCGGTTACGAATGCGGCATGGCCTTCGAGAACTACAACGACATCCAGGTCGGCGATGTGATCGAGTGCTACGAGATCGAGGAGAAGCAGCGCGAACTTTAA
- a CDS encoding glycerophosphodiester phosphodiesterase family protein has protein sequence MLTLPPFIAHRGASADAPENSLEAFRKAAELGASWVEFDVMLTADGVPVVHHDDNLRRIAGVDRDMAETDFAELQEVNATLATAIPSLEETLAVLGKAGLLANVEIKPTPGRATETARRTIDTLRGHWGHDTPPLLSSFDWQALAVAADVMPEWPRGVLIDFRDTPDADWRRAADRLGAFSLHLDQRSATPALVDEAKALGLRVLTYTVNDPDRARALWNMEVDSVFTDHVTAIGEAAKSSE, from the coding sequence ATGCTGACCCTACCGCCCTTCATCGCCCACCGGGGGGCTTCCGCCGACGCACCGGAAAACAGCCTGGAGGCTTTCCGCAAAGCCGCAGAGTTGGGGGCGAGTTGGGTTGAGTTCGATGTCATGCTGACTGCCGACGGGGTGCCCGTTGTGCATCACGATGACAACCTCCGCCGTATCGCGGGCGTTGATCGCGACATGGCTGAAACAGACTTTGCTGAGCTTCAAGAAGTAAACGCCACGCTGGCTACTGCGATCCCGTCGCTTGAGGAAACGCTGGCGGTCTTGGGCAAGGCCGGCTTGCTGGCCAACGTGGAGATCAAACCGACGCCGGGAAGGGCTACCGAAACCGCGCGGCGCACCATCGATACGCTGCGCGGGCATTGGGGCCATGATACGCCGCCCTTGCTGTCCAGCTTTGATTGGCAAGCCCTGGCGGTCGCTGCTGACGTCATGCCCGAGTGGCCTCGCGGCGTTCTGATCGACTTCAGGGATACACCCGATGCGGACTGGCGCAGGGCCGCCGATCGTTTGGGTGCCTTCTCGCTACACCTTGACCAGCGCTCGGCAACGCCCGCCTTGGTCGATGAGGCAAAGGCTCTCGGACTGCGCGTGCTGACCTATACGGTCAACGATCCCGACCGCGCCCGTGCGCTCTGGAATATGGAGGTGGACAGCGTTTTCACCGACCACGTAACGGCCATCGGCGAAGCCGCAAAATCAAGCGAGTAA